One region of Rhizophagus irregularis chromosome 20, complete sequence genomic DNA includes:
- a CDS encoding uncharacterized protein (SECRETED:cutsite_VHC-EE; SECRETED:prob_0.9763); SECRETED:SignalP(1-18), with protein MKFNIFIILTYVIASVHCEEIFNSTPFITSKDTQYGPSIEGASVNKLGEAFATDFANSTTKIGQISPKQKLYSASPIVTTNFNGIRFLRLSKKEIDMGIKNIALVANKDGDVTKVTEMNDGTTKQEIFCKDDTFVIPNDLALSETGRIYISGQNFTENTVIGDGGLWICQPDGRATQLMKFGRTNGIELSPDEKTLYLSEAFNIGFTPVSNKIWKFKVDHRTGMVSSQELFVDFAILDGTQSVDVDGMRTDIEGNLYVTRNGGQEVVVFSPNKVVLSRIKLNIKSAANLELAGDQGKTMFIVGKCLDDETKGCVDKFENNIPGKAFTLLNR; from the coding sequence atgaagtttaatattttcataatccTTACATATGTGATAGCTTCGGTACATtgtgaagaaatttttaactCAACACCATTTATCACCTCAAAAGATACACAATATGGTCCATCAATTGAAGGAGCTTCAGTTAATAAACTTGGGGAAGCATTTGCAACAGATTTTGCTAATTCAACTACCAAAATTGGACAAATCTCACCAAAACAAAAACTATATTCTGCTTCTCCAATAGTGACAACAAATTTCAATGGTATTAGATTTTTACgtttaagtaaaaaagaaattgatatgggtataaaaaatatagcaTTAGTTGCAAACAAAGATGGGGATGTAACAAAAGTTACAGAAATGAATGATGGAACTACCaaacaagaaattttttgtaaagatGATACTTTTGTTATACCCAATGATTTGGCCCTCTCTGAAACTGGtcgtatatatatatccgGGCAAAATTTTACCGAGAATACTGTAATTGGGGATGGCGGTCTTTGGATTTGTCAACCTGATGGAAGAGCAACCCAACTTATGAAATTTGGGAGGACTAACGGTATTGAACTCTCACCTGATGAAAAAACATTATACTTATCAGAAGCCTTTAATATAGGTTTTACTCCagtttcaaataaaatttggaaattcaAGGTTGACCATAGGACTGGAATGGTTTCTTCACAAGAACTTTTCGTGGACTTTGCAATACTTGATGGTACTCAATCAGTTGATGTTGATGGTATGCGCACTGATATTGAAGGAAATCTTTACGTAACAAGAAATGGTGGACAAGAAGTAGTAGTATTCTCTCCAAATAAAGTAGTTTTGTCAAggattaaattaaatataaaaagtgcTGCTAATCTGGAATTGGCTGGAGACCAAGGTAAAACTATGTTTATTGTCGGAAAATGTTTAGATGATGAAACTAAAGGTTGTGTAGATAAATTCGAAAATAACATCCCCGGTAAAGCATTCACATTACTTAACCGTTAA